Proteins encoded together in one Kutzneria kofuensis window:
- the pcp gene encoding pyroglutamyl-peptidase I, which yields MTTVLLTGFEPFGGDAANPSWEAVRLVDVPGVELAKQLLPCVFGASITALRQAVREHDPDVVIAVGLAGGRDAITPERVAINLDDARIPDNAGRSPVDEPIVDGGPAAYFTGLPVKAGVQAMQAMNVPAAVSHTAGTFVCNHVFYGLMHLIATERPHVRGGFVHVPYSAEMAVPDQPALSTRTIADGLATFTRACVETSDDLRITGGALH from the coding sequence ATGACCACAGTGCTGCTGACCGGGTTCGAGCCGTTCGGCGGGGACGCCGCCAATCCGTCGTGGGAGGCGGTCCGCCTGGTCGACGTGCCCGGTGTCGAGCTGGCCAAGCAGCTGCTGCCCTGCGTCTTCGGCGCCTCGATCACCGCCTTACGGCAGGCGGTCCGGGAGCACGACCCGGACGTGGTGATCGCCGTCGGCCTGGCCGGCGGGCGCGACGCGATCACGCCGGAGCGGGTGGCGATCAACCTGGACGACGCCAGGATCCCGGACAACGCCGGCCGGTCGCCGGTCGACGAGCCCATCGTCGACGGTGGCCCGGCCGCCTACTTCACGGGTCTGCCGGTCAAGGCCGGTGTCCAGGCGATGCAGGCGATGAACGTGCCGGCGGCGGTGTCGCACACCGCCGGCACGTTCGTCTGCAATCACGTGTTCTACGGCCTGATGCACCTGATCGCCACGGAGCGGCCGCACGTGCGCGGCGGCTTCGTGCACGTGCCCTACAGCGCCGAGATGGCGGTCCCGGACCAACCGGCGCTGTCCACCCGAACCATCGCCGACGGGCTCGCCACCTTCACCCGCGCCTGTGTCGAGACCTCCGATGACCTGCGCATCACGGGCGGCGCGCTGCACTGA
- a CDS encoding DUF979 domain-containing protein, translated as MIDAEWLYWLCGLFFLVGAGFSYRRAQYGGAAFWALLGLSFCYSTFVVDKSAPPWPLGIAVIVIAGLAGFGALGRTEIATTTQADRITAANTLRAKLFVPALMIPLVALIFGTMVASITVGGKPLLATGTATLTGLGVGAVVATAVGLVLLRPAGGLRLALPLQEGTRLLQSIGWAVVLPQMLAVLGLVFATSGVGTAVGTIVSGVLPKGSLLLAVIVYCLGMALFTIIMGNAFAAFPVMTAAVGWPVLVQQFHGNPAIVFAVGMLAGFCGTLCTPMAANFNIVPAVLLEMKDRYGPIKAQLPTAVPLLVCNIAIMYLMGF; from the coding sequence ATGATCGACGCCGAGTGGCTGTACTGGCTGTGTGGCCTGTTCTTCCTCGTCGGCGCGGGCTTCAGCTACCGCCGCGCGCAGTACGGCGGCGCCGCGTTCTGGGCGCTGCTGGGCCTGTCCTTCTGCTACTCCACGTTCGTGGTCGACAAATCCGCCCCGCCCTGGCCGCTGGGCATCGCCGTGATCGTCATCGCCGGCCTCGCCGGCTTCGGCGCCCTCGGCCGGACGGAAATCGCCACCACCACCCAGGCCGACCGCATCACCGCCGCGAACACCCTGCGCGCCAAGCTCTTCGTGCCGGCGCTGATGATCCCGCTGGTCGCCCTGATCTTCGGCACGATGGTCGCGTCGATCACCGTCGGCGGAAAGCCGCTGCTGGCAACGGGAACCGCCACCCTCACCGGTCTCGGCGTCGGCGCGGTCGTCGCCACGGCCGTCGGCCTCGTGCTGCTGCGCCCCGCGGGCGGCCTCAGGCTCGCCCTCCCCCTGCAGGAGGGAACCCGCCTGCTGCAGTCCATCGGCTGGGCGGTGGTGCTGCCGCAGATGCTCGCCGTGCTGGGCCTGGTGTTCGCCACCTCGGGCGTCGGCACGGCGGTCGGCACGATCGTCTCCGGCGTGCTGCCGAAGGGCTCACTGCTGCTCGCGGTGATCGTCTACTGCCTCGGCATGGCGTTGTTCACGATCATCATGGGCAACGCGTTCGCCGCGTTCCCGGTGATGACCGCCGCGGTCGGCTGGCCGGTGCTGGTCCAGCAGTTCCACGGCAACCCGGCGATCGTGTTCGCGGTGGGCATGCTCGCCGGCTTCTGTGGCACGCTGTGCACGCCGATGGCGGCGAACTTCAACATCGTGCCGGCGGTGCTGTTGGAGATGAAGGACCGCTACGGCCCGATCAAGGCGCAGCTGCCGACCGCGGTGCCGCTGCTGGTGTGCAACATCGCGATCATGTACCTGATGGGATTCTGA
- a CDS encoding DUF969 domain-containing protein codes for MVVLIGVALVVIGFALRLNPMLVVTVSGIVTALLGGLNPVAILDTFGSGFATNRSVTIYVITLPAIGLLERYGLQQQAARLIGKLRALTTGRLLATYMLIRQGTAALGLTGMCGPAQTVRPLISPMALAAAIRRHGELTDPQIEKVKAFSASSDTVGLFFGEDIFIAVGSILLITSLVDSTYHLKLDALQIAVWAIPTAICAYLIHGARLLWLDRTLARTTTKPEVAAR; via the coding sequence ATGGTCGTCCTCATCGGCGTCGCCCTGGTGGTGATCGGCTTCGCGCTGCGGCTGAATCCGATGCTGGTCGTCACCGTCTCCGGCATCGTCACGGCCCTGCTCGGCGGCCTCAACCCCGTCGCCATCCTGGACACCTTCGGCTCCGGTTTCGCCACGAACCGCTCGGTCACGATCTACGTGATCACCCTCCCGGCGATCGGCCTGCTCGAACGGTACGGCCTCCAGCAACAGGCCGCCCGTCTGATCGGCAAGCTCCGAGCCCTCACGACAGGTCGCCTCCTGGCGACGTACATGCTCATCCGCCAGGGCACGGCCGCCCTCGGCCTGACGGGCATGTGCGGCCCCGCCCAGACGGTCCGCCCGCTGATCTCCCCGATGGCCCTGGCCGCCGCCATCCGCCGCCACGGCGAACTCACCGACCCCCAGATCGAAAAGGTCAAGGCGTTCTCCGCCAGTTCCGACACGGTGGGCCTGTTCTTCGGTGAGGACATCTTCATCGCGGTCGGCTCGATCCTCCTGATCACGAGCCTGGTCGACTCCACCTACCACCTCAAGCTCGACGCCCTCCAGATCGCCGTCTGGGCGATCCCCACCGCCATCTGCGCCTACCTGATCCACGGCGCCCGCCTGCTCTGGCTGGACCGCACCCTCGCCCGCACGACGACGAAGCCGGAGGTGGCGGCGCGATGA